The following are from one region of the Rhodopirellula sp. P2 genome:
- a CDS encoding PSD1 and planctomycete cytochrome C domain-containing protein — MACLAVAAFASFGASPARADEIESVDFSSQVRPILSDRCFHCHGPDADNQDSEFRLDSQENLIADLGGYAGVVPGDLEASELIARIRSEDEADMMPPPDSNRSLSEEEKRILEQWVAQGAPYEGHWAFEPPTRPEVPTEAVAKSGWSQDVIDRWSKNPIDAFLAEKLLSNQLTPSRDADPAIRLRRVALTLTGQLPSPELQDEYLADPSEQAFEKAVRELMSTWNYAERQALLWMDAARYADTDGYQNDPERSNWPWRDWVIQAFHDNMPFDQFTVEQLAGDMLPNATDNQRLATTFNRNHRQNSEGGALAEEFLVENVIDRVETTGTVWLGLTLGCTRCHDHKYDPITQREFYQFYGYFNNIGERGIGKGVSANPTMKFASPLATASPKELAAVQRAEQAIQDAEVGIHQRMNQWADETQRLLQTSIDVKWQNVTLDKVQLTGDGKLEKESEHTVVFQPTEGQDAKDVAYELVIDDDVSGTSLFKLTALPDKRFGAPRKLAPSVNGNFVLTDVEIHVGDQSQTVQSVSASFEQPNYPASNAIDEDPKSGWAVFEPNAKDESVDITFRLRNPIPAAAGQPTKLILRFNSPFANHVIGKLQVERSESVAELPQQVAELSQKLKDILLKTAEDRTKADHNQLLAHYRKIDQPLKAAQQQFSAAEKALILKTGPRVPVMVMKEREGNPQPAYLLDRGQYDQPVKDDPLPRGVPAALLSSSDASQPQDRLELARWMVSRENPLTARVAVNRIWQSHFGTGIVKTAEDFGLQSEMPSHRALLDWLAVEFIESGWDVQAMHRLIVTSAAFNQSSKRKNGHNDPDPGNRLISRGPRYRADGFVIRDLALQVAGIANDKVGGPSVKPYQPSGLWESVAARAGTRYKPDQGDSLYRKSMYSYWKRAVNPPRQTIFDASGREVCNVRVRRTNTPLQALVLMNDPTFVEAARNLAQRALQLDATDDERLSQLAFWAIAKRPSPSTLKVMSSNLSYFQDHYQAAPEAAQKLLAVGESKPDSQLDAQELAAMTAVAHLILNTDEFITVE; from the coding sequence GTGGCTTGCCTCGCGGTCGCTGCGTTTGCGTCTTTCGGGGCCTCGCCCGCGAGGGCCGATGAGATTGAGTCGGTGGATTTCAGCAGTCAAGTCCGACCGATCCTCTCGGATCGCTGCTTTCACTGTCACGGCCCCGACGCGGACAATCAAGATTCCGAGTTCCGATTGGATAGCCAAGAGAACTTGATCGCTGATTTGGGAGGCTACGCCGGCGTCGTGCCCGGCGATCTGGAGGCCAGCGAACTGATCGCTCGCATTCGCAGCGAGGACGAAGCGGACATGATGCCGCCCCCGGACAGCAATCGATCGCTCAGCGAAGAAGAAAAACGAATCCTCGAACAATGGGTCGCTCAAGGCGCACCCTACGAAGGGCACTGGGCGTTCGAGCCACCGACCCGGCCGGAGGTGCCCACTGAAGCGGTGGCCAAGTCGGGATGGTCGCAGGACGTGATCGATCGCTGGTCGAAGAACCCCATCGATGCCTTCCTGGCAGAGAAACTCCTCTCCAACCAGCTCACGCCTTCTCGTGACGCGGATCCCGCCATCCGTCTGCGACGCGTTGCCCTGACTTTGACGGGGCAGTTACCAAGCCCTGAACTGCAGGACGAATACTTGGCCGACCCGAGTGAGCAGGCCTTCGAAAAAGCGGTCCGCGAATTGATGTCGACGTGGAATTATGCCGAACGTCAAGCGTTGTTGTGGATGGACGCCGCTCGCTATGCCGACACCGACGGCTATCAAAATGATCCCGAACGCAGCAACTGGCCCTGGCGAGACTGGGTGATTCAAGCGTTCCACGACAACATGCCGTTTGATCAGTTCACGGTCGAGCAACTCGCCGGTGACATGCTCCCCAATGCAACCGACAACCAGCGACTCGCCACCACGTTCAATCGGAACCACCGTCAAAACAGCGAAGGCGGCGCACTGGCAGAAGAGTTCTTGGTCGAGAACGTGATCGATCGCGTGGAAACAACCGGAACCGTTTGGCTCGGTTTGACTCTCGGATGCACGCGTTGCCACGACCACAAATACGACCCCATCACGCAACGAGAATTCTATCAGTTCTACGGTTACTTCAATAACATCGGCGAGCGAGGAATCGGCAAAGGCGTGAGCGCCAACCCCACGATGAAGTTCGCTTCGCCCCTGGCGACAGCGTCTCCGAAAGAACTCGCCGCGGTGCAGCGGGCCGAACAAGCCATCCAGGATGCCGAGGTGGGAATCCATCAAAGGATGAACCAGTGGGCAGACGAAACCCAGCGACTGCTACAAACGTCCATCGACGTGAAATGGCAAAACGTCACACTCGACAAAGTGCAACTGACCGGTGACGGGAAACTGGAAAAGGAGTCCGAGCACACGGTTGTCTTCCAACCCACCGAGGGACAAGACGCCAAGGATGTTGCCTATGAACTCGTGATCGACGATGACGTTTCGGGCACGAGCCTGTTCAAGTTGACCGCTTTGCCTGACAAGCGGTTTGGGGCGCCTCGCAAGTTGGCACCCAGTGTGAACGGCAACTTCGTGTTGACCGACGTTGAGATTCATGTCGGCGACCAAAGCCAAACCGTGCAATCCGTTTCCGCTTCCTTTGAACAGCCCAACTACCCCGCGTCCAACGCAATCGATGAGGATCCCAAATCGGGTTGGGCCGTCTTTGAACCGAATGCCAAAGACGAATCCGTCGACATCACTTTCCGCTTGCGAAACCCCATTCCGGCCGCTGCCGGGCAACCCACGAAGCTCATCCTTCGATTCAACAGCCCGTTCGCGAATCACGTCATTGGCAAACTTCAAGTCGAACGTTCCGAGTCGGTTGCCGAATTGCCCCAGCAGGTTGCTGAGTTGAGTCAGAAGCTGAAGGACATCCTGCTGAAAACCGCTGAAGATCGGACGAAAGCGGATCACAATCAGTTGCTGGCCCACTACCGCAAAATCGACCAACCACTGAAGGCCGCCCAACAGCAATTCTCCGCTGCTGAGAAGGCGCTGATCCTGAAAACGGGACCTCGCGTCCCGGTCATGGTGATGAAAGAACGCGAGGGGAATCCGCAACCGGCCTACCTCTTAGATCGAGGCCAATACGATCAACCGGTGAAAGACGATCCCTTGCCGCGTGGCGTTCCCGCGGCCTTGCTGTCTTCGTCGGATGCCTCGCAACCACAGGATCGTTTGGAACTGGCCCGCTGGATGGTCTCCCGTGAAAACCCACTGACCGCCCGAGTCGCGGTCAACCGGATTTGGCAAAGTCACTTCGGAACTGGCATCGTCAAAACCGCCGAAGATTTTGGTTTGCAAAGCGAGATGCCCAGCCATCGTGCATTGCTCGATTGGTTGGCCGTTGAGTTCATCGAATCCGGCTGGGACGTCCAAGCAATGCATCGTTTGATCGTGACCAGTGCGGCGTTCAATCAATCGTCCAAGCGAAAAAACGGCCACAACGACCCGGACCCTGGAAATCGATTGATCAGCCGCGGCCCTCGCTATCGCGCTGATGGGTTCGTGATCCGTGACCTGGCTTTGCAAGTGGCAGGAATCGCGAATGACAAAGTCGGCGGGCCTTCGGTGAAGCCCTATCAACCCAGTGGGTTGTGGGAAAGTGTGGCTGCCAGAGCTGGCACGCGTTACAAGCCCGATCAGGGCGACAGCCTCTATCGAAAAAGCATGTACTCGTACTGGAAACGTGCCGTCAATCCGCCGCGTCAAACGATTTTTGACGCCAGCGGCCGAGAGGTTTGCAACGTCCGCGTTCGACGCACCAACACGCCGCTTCAAGCCTTGGTGTTGATGAATGATCCGACGTTTGTGGAGGCCGCTCGGAACCTCGCTCAACGTGCCTTGCAGCTCGATGCCACCGACGACGAACGGCTCTCACAACTCGCTTTCTGGGCGATCGCCAAACGACCTTCACCATCCACGTTGAAGGTGATGTCGAGCAATTTGTCTTACTTCCAAGACCACTACCAAGCCGCCCCGGAAGCCGCCCAAAAACTGTTGGCGGTCGGGGAATCCAAACCGGACAGCCAACTGGATGCTCAAGAACTGGCAGCCATGACCGCCGTTGCCCACCTGATCTTGAACACCGACGAATTCATCACCGTTGAATAG
- a CDS encoding sigma-70 family RNA polymerase sigma factor, with protein sequence MMDEGRFLSLFLKHERELASIARAFLPDWNAVDDVLQEASLVMWRKIQQLESDDEFLPWSKVILRFEILKARRRHARQNWVLNEELISKLMDESAEDEAEMRQAQQSAIQHCLQSFSEDHQKLLLAPHTSRGGVLALAEAGGHSANSLYKRIGRLRVKLHDCVVQRLSSAEFDLPN encoded by the coding sequence ATGATGGACGAAGGTCGCTTCTTATCGCTGTTCCTCAAGCACGAGCGAGAACTCGCCAGCATCGCTCGCGCGTTTTTGCCGGATTGGAACGCGGTCGACGACGTGCTGCAGGAAGCCAGCTTGGTGATGTGGAGAAAGATTCAGCAACTGGAATCCGATGACGAGTTTCTGCCTTGGTCCAAAGTCATCCTGCGTTTTGAAATATTGAAAGCGCGTCGTCGACACGCCCGTCAGAATTGGGTGCTCAACGAAGAATTGATTTCCAAGCTGATGGACGAATCGGCGGAGGACGAGGCTGAAATGCGGCAGGCACAACAATCCGCCATCCAGCATTGTTTGCAGTCGTTCAGCGAAGACCACCAAAAGTTATTGCTCGCCCCTCACACCTCGCGAGGCGGCGTGCTGGCATTGGCGGAAGCAGGCGGGCATTCCGCGAATAGTTTGTACAAGCGGATCGGACGTCTCCGCGTGAAGTTGCACGACTGTGTGGTGCAGCGACTTTCCTCGGCCGAATTCGATCTACCAAACTGA
- a CDS encoding LamG-like jellyroll fold domain-containing protein, whose amino-acid sequence MNEQQIQDLIEKYFLEELNETEQAELRLALEAKRSYRDRFRRAAEIDAQLRHYWNEEIGTEESSPPSLPSEQRPHESESHEPIPRSVAGPQRVDAGWLTVAVAASLIAVVGVLYSGVWKPTPTGATAESAAVQPTAPQSDDDESATRDSSEVAWLVTGYNHRFNDGLSPQNNSFDMGDYELTDGSITLRFDSGVDVSIESPARFTIVNSLRMKMDAGRARAIVPETGHGFVIQTPTADVEDLGTEFGVYVSEEQDVELHVFAGEVNVHTANHPSRRILEDTAVHLTSTGTQQISTTDDVAFTTRSKIGYQRWLADSTARREDPSTLLYFDFEPVPDAPTLLRDRSQSGLAIDGQIQGCIWATGRWPNKGALLLERAGDRVELDLPGTFDALTISGWIQVNRFDQALQAFFNTRDWQPGEHHWNIQRNGGMSVGVSRAYTIHSVQKKVPLGRWTHLAASIDAQKRVATYYIDGEPAQQRQWDNETSIVFGPCTIGAFGSTVTDPGTTQADEEANAAEPSLRVETVRYNRELRGRIDELAIFEGAFSTEQVKDLYEAGNGFD is encoded by the coding sequence ATGAACGAACAACAGATCCAGGACTTGATCGAGAAGTACTTTCTCGAGGAGTTGAACGAAACCGAGCAAGCCGAACTCCGGTTGGCGCTGGAGGCAAAGCGAAGCTACCGAGACCGCTTTCGTCGTGCAGCTGAAATTGATGCGCAGTTGCGACATTACTGGAACGAAGAGATTGGCACGGAAGAAAGTTCGCCGCCATCCCTTCCGAGCGAGCAGCGTCCACACGAATCGGAGTCGCACGAGCCGATTCCACGCTCGGTCGCTGGTCCGCAACGCGTCGATGCCGGTTGGCTGACAGTCGCGGTTGCGGCCAGTTTGATTGCCGTGGTTGGCGTGTTGTACTCAGGCGTTTGGAAACCAACTCCGACGGGCGCCACGGCTGAATCGGCTGCGGTTCAGCCAACGGCACCGCAGTCCGATGACGACGAATCAGCAACGCGGGACTCGTCCGAGGTGGCTTGGTTGGTGACGGGTTACAACCACCGGTTCAACGATGGTTTGTCGCCCCAGAACAATTCCTTCGACATGGGGGATTACGAACTCACCGACGGTTCCATCACGCTTCGCTTTGACAGCGGCGTGGATGTGTCGATTGAGTCTCCGGCGCGGTTCACCATCGTCAATTCGTTACGGATGAAGATGGACGCCGGTCGAGCGAGAGCGATCGTTCCCGAGACTGGCCATGGCTTTGTGATCCAGACGCCCACCGCCGATGTCGAGGACCTGGGCACCGAATTCGGAGTCTACGTCAGCGAAGAACAGGACGTGGAACTGCACGTGTTCGCTGGTGAGGTCAACGTGCACACCGCCAATCACCCCTCACGGCGAATCCTGGAAGACACGGCCGTGCACTTGACGTCAACGGGCACCCAGCAAATTTCGACAACCGATGATGTCGCGTTTACAACCCGCAGCAAAATTGGATACCAACGTTGGCTCGCCGACAGCACGGCAAGACGTGAAGATCCCTCCACGCTGTTGTACTTCGACTTTGAACCGGTTCCGGACGCTCCCACCTTGCTTCGCGATCGGAGTCAATCGGGTTTGGCAATCGATGGCCAAATCCAAGGTTGTATCTGGGCGACAGGCCGCTGGCCGAACAAAGGAGCCCTCCTGCTAGAACGTGCCGGTGATCGTGTGGAACTGGATCTACCAGGGACCTTTGACGCACTCACGATCTCAGGTTGGATCCAAGTCAATCGATTCGATCAAGCGTTGCAAGCGTTCTTCAACACACGAGATTGGCAACCCGGTGAGCACCACTGGAACATCCAAAGGAACGGTGGCATGAGCGTCGGCGTGTCTCGAGCCTACACGATTCACTCAGTGCAAAAGAAAGTTCCTTTGGGGCGATGGACGCATCTGGCGGCTTCGATCGACGCTCAAAAGAGAGTGGCCACCTACTACATCGATGGCGAACCCGCTCAGCAAAGACAATGGGATAACGAGACTTCGATTGTCTTTGGTCCGTGCACGATCGGAGCCTTCGGATCAACGGTCACGGATCCCGGCACCACCCAAGCAGATGAAGAAGCCAACGCAGCGGAACCGTCCCTTCGCGTCGAAACGGTTCGCTACAATCGAGAGTTGCGAGGCCGGATTGATGAACTGGCCATCTTCGAGGGAGCTTTCTCCACCGAGCAGGTCAAAGACCTTTATGAGGCGGGCAACGGGTTCGACTGA
- a CDS encoding L,D-transpeptidase family protein has protein sequence MTTPPDALPPEVARDLIVDADTFDISDGIPEALGSLDPLAEFGIDDGTANGNASSGGFDDLDMALNESANGLNSPESFAANGPNEPNAAADTMPMDSINRSFADVPSSATENLGAEPESFSMSDLDSPAVDLQASRLPEVTPGSSTPIQLNPNQEYTSTGAKYSAPDPNAAVASVDSSERPTSENAAAEPNQIAAAGLSNAIATADRQYHSDRRREALATLSLFYETPNLTSEQRDELLSRLDPLAAEVIYSSEHLLAEPHRVAPNETLMDIADQYEVPWQLLANINGVDDPVTILPGTDLKVVRGPFRGDIDLKHQELTMFVGDLYAGRFKIAVGSDPAPKPGAYTIQEKQSAKTYYDMSGTPVPPGNPRNPYGSMWIDLGSGLSIHGSPDANAPTDKGCISVAGNYSRDVFGILSEGSSVTIR, from the coding sequence ATGACGACTCCTCCCGATGCGCTGCCACCTGAAGTGGCGCGGGACCTGATCGTTGATGCGGACACGTTTGACATCAGCGACGGGATTCCGGAAGCCTTGGGCAGTCTGGATCCCCTCGCGGAATTCGGAATCGACGACGGAACCGCCAACGGGAATGCGTCCAGCGGAGGCTTTGACGACCTCGACATGGCGCTCAATGAGTCCGCCAACGGCCTGAATTCTCCCGAGAGTTTCGCGGCCAACGGTCCCAATGAGCCGAATGCAGCGGCGGACACCATGCCGATGGATTCGATCAACCGCAGCTTCGCTGACGTGCCTTCCTCGGCAACCGAAAACCTCGGTGCAGAACCCGAATCCTTCTCGATGTCCGATCTGGATTCACCTGCGGTCGACCTGCAAGCCAGCCGGTTGCCCGAAGTGACGCCTGGTTCGAGCACACCGATTCAACTCAACCCAAATCAAGAATACACCTCGACTGGGGCCAAGTACTCTGCTCCCGATCCCAACGCGGCCGTGGCTTCCGTCGATTCGTCGGAACGCCCCACCAGCGAAAACGCTGCGGCCGAGCCCAATCAAATTGCCGCGGCAGGTTTGAGCAACGCAATCGCGACTGCTGATCGTCAGTACCACTCGGATCGACGCCGCGAAGCTCTGGCAACGCTGAGCCTGTTCTACGAGACACCCAACCTGACCAGCGAACAGCGTGATGAATTGCTCAGTCGGCTCGACCCTCTTGCCGCTGAAGTGATCTACTCGAGCGAACACTTGTTGGCCGAACCGCATCGCGTCGCCCCCAATGAAACGTTGATGGACATCGCCGACCAGTACGAAGTGCCTTGGCAATTGCTGGCGAACATCAACGGCGTGGACGACCCCGTCACCATCTTGCCCGGCACCGATTTGAAAGTGGTCCGTGGACCGTTTCGTGGCGACATCGATCTGAAACACCAAGAACTGACGATGTTCGTCGGCGACTTGTACGCAGGTCGTTTCAAGATCGCCGTTGGAAGTGACCCCGCTCCGAAACCAGGGGCCTACACCATCCAAGAAAAACAGTCGGCCAAGACCTACTACGACATGTCTGGGACTCCCGTCCCACCCGGCAACCCACGCAACCCCTACGGGTCGATGTGGATTGACTTGGGATCGGGTTTGAGCATTCACGGAAGCCCCGACGCAAACGCTCCCACCGACAAGGGCTGCATCAGCGTCGCCGGCAACTATTCGCGAGACGTCTTTGGCATCTTGTCCGAAGGATCGTCGGTCACCATTCGTTGA
- a CDS encoding MerR family transcriptional regulator, which produces MAARQPQFSPKQIAAAMEVSESSVKRWCDKGTIPVIKTAGGHRRITLDALQAFVHANDRCLLRPDVLGLPQLSPSRTTRIEGNADPLNQQFRDALAAGEEVTCRELLAKKVASGATRSEAAESLITDAMHGFGEAWDCNALDVYQERRGCEIAMRLIHELRSELPAPASSAPVAIGGAPEGDPYQLPTMLVELALREVGWNATSLGNDLPMESFVQAAHDYDPQMVWMSISSVSEPGMFVAAQNQLAESLGEDVPLLIGGRALSDKLRPRLRYTAHCDSLRHLVELAALMRLNRGA; this is translated from the coding sequence GTGGCAGCTCGTCAGCCCCAGTTTTCTCCGAAGCAGATTGCCGCTGCGATGGAAGTCAGTGAGTCATCGGTCAAACGTTGGTGCGACAAGGGCACGATTCCCGTGATCAAGACCGCGGGCGGCCACCGAAGAATCACCTTGGATGCGTTGCAAGCCTTTGTGCATGCCAACGATCGGTGCCTGCTGCGTCCTGATGTGTTGGGGCTGCCCCAGTTGTCACCGAGTCGGACGACGCGAATTGAGGGCAATGCCGATCCACTGAACCAGCAATTTCGGGATGCGTTGGCGGCTGGTGAAGAAGTCACCTGTCGCGAGCTGTTGGCGAAGAAGGTGGCGTCAGGGGCCACGCGAAGTGAAGCCGCCGAATCGTTGATCACCGACGCGATGCACGGGTTTGGCGAGGCTTGGGATTGCAATGCTTTGGACGTCTATCAAGAACGTCGCGGGTGCGAAATTGCGATGCGGCTGATACACGAGCTGCGGTCCGAGCTACCCGCTCCGGCTTCCTCCGCCCCAGTTGCGATTGGAGGGGCGCCCGAGGGGGACCCCTATCAATTGCCCACGATGTTGGTGGAGCTGGCTTTGCGAGAAGTCGGTTGGAACGCGACGAGTTTGGGCAATGACCTGCCGATGGAAAGCTTCGTCCAAGCGGCTCACGACTATGACCCACAAATGGTGTGGATGAGCATTTCGTCGGTCAGCGAACCAGGCATGTTCGTCGCCGCTCAAAACCAGTTGGCTGAGTCACTCGGGGAGGACGTGCCGCTGCTGATTGGTGGCCGAGCGTTGAGCGACAAGTTGCGACCGCGTCTGCGTTACACGGCTCACTGTGATTCGCTTCGCCACTTGGTCGAATTGGCGGCGCTGATGCGACTGAATCGCGGGGCGTGA
- a CDS encoding sigma-70 family RNA polymerase sigma factor, which yields MSTLTASSVPARRPAWLQSPELSQAVTEVQPLLSDHSHADAPTLRKLTKRRLRAEIDFISNDRFTMSREGKRIFSSELGLAPRETALGLATIRRSGVDLPIHLGRLCEAPLLKPEQEKMLFERMNYLLQQAAIHRSVLNPERPSRHRLELIDLLLALADWHRDRIVEANLRLVFSIVKKFVNPNNTFDDLLSDGIVALIRAVEKFDFDRGFRFSTYATQVVRRNSYRIVVLNQQERQKVQGGLQDMDIDLKEEEHSSAISEKRWHELRSRLSVMLGDLDRREKFIIRARFSLGPHRKVHTLQSLADRLGVSKERVRQLERRAMDKLRAMAGDVQLAELEA from the coding sequence ATGTCCACCCTCACCGCATCCTCCGTCCCTGCCCGTCGCCCTGCCTGGCTCCAGAGCCCTGAGTTGTCCCAGGCGGTCACGGAAGTTCAGCCACTGCTGTCAGATCACTCCCACGCGGACGCTCCAACCTTGCGAAAGCTGACCAAACGACGGTTGCGAGCGGAAATCGACTTCATCTCGAACGACCGTTTCACGATGTCGCGAGAAGGCAAGCGGATCTTCTCCTCCGAACTCGGGTTGGCACCCCGCGAAACGGCATTGGGGCTCGCGACGATTCGTCGAAGCGGTGTGGACCTTCCGATTCACCTGGGTCGACTGTGTGAGGCACCGTTGCTGAAGCCCGAACAAGAAAAGATGCTGTTCGAACGGATGAACTACCTCCTGCAACAGGCCGCAATCCATCGCAGTGTTCTCAACCCAGAGCGTCCCTCTCGTCACCGCTTGGAGTTGATTGATTTGCTGCTTGCTTTGGCGGACTGGCATCGCGACCGGATTGTCGAAGCCAACTTGCGGTTGGTGTTTTCGATTGTCAAGAAGTTCGTCAATCCCAACAACACCTTTGACGATTTACTCAGCGACGGCATCGTGGCGTTGATCCGAGCCGTTGAAAAGTTTGACTTCGATCGCGGGTTCCGCTTCAGCACTTACGCCACGCAAGTCGTTCGCCGCAATTCTTACCGCATCGTTGTGTTGAATCAGCAAGAACGTCAAAAGGTCCAAGGGGGGCTGCAGGACATGGACATCGATCTGAAAGAGGAAGAACATTCCTCGGCGATCAGTGAAAAACGCTGGCACGAATTGCGAAGCCGGTTGAGCGTGATGCTAGGCGACTTGGACCGTCGAGAAAAATTCATCATTCGCGCCCGCTTCTCTCTGGGACCACACCGGAAAGTCCACACGCTGCAATCGTTGGCCGATCGGCTGGGTGTTTCCAAGGAACGCGTCCGCCAATTGGAACGGCGCGCGATGGACAAATTGCGAGCGATGGCCGGCGACGTCCAACTGGCGGAATTGGAAGCCTGA
- a CDS encoding TIGR01777 family oxidoreductase: MQSDVQQPSVPDQRHSVDLPAECQAQPGTQHYIARVDLPVSIDQAFAYHERPGCLNRLTPPWEQVQLEHSDQSLAPGSRVTLKTKIAGIPVRWRARHVWCQPPHGFADVQDSGPFSRWCHQHRFESLAPKHSQLTDAIEYKLPAGMAGKLLGSGKARRTIEAMFAYRHRVTQDDLQMLVDYPMSPKTIAVSGASGLVGGGLCTLLSLLGHKVVTITRDEHGTEDQHGKPSSIAAWGSPPEFAKFETVDVVIHLAGKSVAGKRWTPKVKQQIRESRVEKTRALCEGLAQLKQKPAVLICASATGFYGDRGEEVLTETSSSGDDFLSEVAGQWEDACQPAREAGIRVVNTRFGMVLSPQGGALQQMLLPAKLMGGKLGDGNQWWSWIALDDVLGAIVHCIHHDEISGPVNFVAPAPIRNREFAKTLGQVLNRPAIFPAPKFGLRLALGEMAEVLLLASSRVIPERLQQTGYAFRFPELKDCLRTLLGKERKPSATTDS; encoded by the coding sequence ATGCAATCCGATGTCCAACAGCCGAGCGTTCCCGACCAACGCCACTCGGTTGATCTTCCCGCTGAGTGCCAAGCTCAACCAGGAACACAGCATTACATCGCGCGAGTCGACTTGCCCGTCAGCATCGATCAAGCGTTCGCGTATCACGAGCGCCCCGGTTGCCTGAATCGACTCACGCCACCCTGGGAACAGGTCCAACTCGAACACTCGGACCAATCCTTGGCCCCCGGCAGCCGCGTGACCTTGAAAACCAAGATCGCCGGGATCCCGGTGCGGTGGCGAGCCCGGCACGTGTGGTGCCAGCCTCCCCATGGCTTCGCCGACGTTCAGGACTCGGGCCCGTTCTCCCGATGGTGTCACCAGCACCGATTTGAGTCATTGGCCCCCAAGCATTCCCAGCTGACCGACGCGATCGAGTACAAACTGCCTGCGGGAATGGCGGGCAAATTGCTCGGAAGCGGGAAGGCCCGCCGGACCATCGAAGCGATGTTCGCCTATCGCCACCGAGTCACCCAGGATGATTTGCAGATGTTGGTCGATTACCCCATGAGTCCCAAAACGATTGCCGTCTCCGGAGCCAGCGGTTTGGTAGGCGGTGGCCTGTGCACCCTGCTGAGTTTGCTCGGTCACAAAGTCGTCACGATCACACGAGACGAGCACGGCACGGAGGATCAACACGGCAAACCAAGTAGCATTGCGGCTTGGGGCAGCCCTCCCGAATTCGCGAAGTTTGAAACGGTCGATGTGGTCATTCATTTGGCGGGCAAATCGGTCGCTGGCAAAAGGTGGACTCCCAAAGTCAAACAACAAATCCGCGAAAGTCGTGTCGAGAAAACACGTGCACTCTGCGAAGGGCTTGCCCAGCTGAAACAGAAGCCCGCTGTCCTGATTTGTGCCTCAGCAACCGGATTTTATGGAGACCGCGGCGAAGAAGTTCTGACGGAGACCTCTTCCAGCGGCGACGACTTTCTGTCGGAGGTGGCTGGTCAGTGGGAAGACGCCTGCCAACCGGCTCGCGAAGCAGGAATCCGAGTGGTCAACACACGGTTCGGAATGGTGCTTTCTCCGCAGGGTGGGGCACTGCAACAAATGCTGTTGCCGGCCAAACTGATGGGTGGCAAACTGGGCGATGGAAACCAGTGGTGGTCGTGGATCGCTCTCGACGATGTGCTGGGTGCGATCGTCCACTGCATTCACCACGACGAGATCTCAGGCCCAGTCAACTTTGTCGCGCCGGCCCCCATCCGAAATCGCGAATTCGCGAAGACGTTGGGGCAGGTTTTGAATCGTCCGGCAATCTTCCCGGCGCCCAAGTTTGGTCTCCGGTTGGCATTGGGTGAAATGGCCGAGGTGTTGCTGCTCGCCAGTTCACGTGTCATCCCGGAACGCCTGCAGCAGACCGGCTATGCGTTTCGCTTTCCTGAGTTGAAAGACTGCTTGCGGACACTGCTTGGGAAAGAACGCAAGCCGTCGGCGACAACCGACTCATGA